Below is a genomic region from Methanosphaera sp. ISO3-F5.
TGTATGTTTTTTGTTTTAATGTAGGGAGGGAGATATTAGTTGGCAATGTTATATTCTTATCTGTGACATTGAATGTGGTTTTTACACTTGTTGGTCCATTAATTGAATCACCACAATAAACTACAGTCACATCATATAAATCAACATTATTGGCAGTATAAGTGTAACTGTATGTTCCATCAATTACTTTGGTTGAAGCTAGGAATCCCCCAATATTTAATTTAATTAATCCATTCTTTATTGGCTTATTATTTCTAGTTACTTTACCTGTAATTAATACTTTACCGTGTTGTCTTATTGTTGAAATATTGTTAACAGTTAAGTCAGTCTTCTGTTTTATATAAAAATCCTTTGTTTTGGCAGTTATGTTATAACCATAATGATAATATGAATTAGTTAGTCCTACAGTATAATGGGATATTTTATGATTTGAAGCAAATTTATTTTTTGGAACTATTATCATAAATTCATTACTATCACCAGAATAGTAAGGTTTAACAGTATATTTAAGAGTAAATCCTTTAAATGTAGAATTATTAGTAGGATGTCCTTTAATAATTACGTTGGTAATGGTTATATCAGTGATATTATTGTTATATTCATCAAATATTCTTCCTATACAGATGAGATTATCATTTTTTCCAATACCTCCAGTACTACTATTGAATGGATAAAGATCTATGAAAACATTTGTATCATTAGATACAATAAAAAAATTTTCAGGGGTAATCGTTTCATAATACTTTTTTGTTCCATTAAACTTAACAGCACACCAATAATTATTTTCATATTTTGGCGTTATATTGCATGTGAATGCTCCATTTTTGTCTGTTTTAACATAATAATTAACATAATCCGGATACTCTGGATTATCAACTCTCCAGATTATTTCAATAGTTTGATTTGCTATTCCCCATCCATTATGTTTTACTCGTAAACTACCTTTAATTATTATTGATTCACCTAAATCATAACTGGTTTTATCATGAACTATTTTGATAACTGTTTCATAGGTTGTTAATAGGAATTTAGTGTTATTCATAGATGAGTAATAATATTCATTTCCTTTGAATGATGCATTGATTTTAAAATACATGTCTGTGAAATTTTTAAGACTTATATCATAAACATAGTAATTTTTAGAAAAATACCCATTCGTATCTGTCTGTGCATTATACTTAAATGAATCAACGTTTAAGTTAATTGTTTCATTACTAATTGGATTTCCCTTATTATCCTTTAAGTATCCAAATATTTTTACTTTATCCGCATATCCTGCTTTATTATTATCTAAAAAGAGGGATAATGTAGTCTTTTTTTTAGAATTATTTTTTAAATTTGTTGTGTTATTCTCCTTTTTTGTCTTATTAATTTCTTTATTTTTGTTTACTTTCGTTTTTTTCTGTTCTTTGGTTACATTATGATTGCACGTTTTTGTAACTGTTTTCTCAGTTGATACTACTTTTTTATATTCTATTTTATGTGTATTAGTATCATCAGATACTTCTGTTGCATTTACCACACTTATTAGTAGTAATATTAATGTGAGAAATAAGAACATTATTTTAATGTATTTATTTGTCATTTGAATCATTTTCCTAATGATAATAAGTGTATAATAATATTATTTGTTTAAATAATATTTAAACCTATAACAAAAATGATAACTATTGGGCTTCTGGAAAATCAACTTATTTGACATTTGTCCTTTTTTTATTATTTGTATAGTTTAGATACTTTTCTTAGAACTAATACAAATTATTTGAAGTTATTTTTATAAATATGGGTTATTTATCGTAATATTTAGATATACCTTTGTCATATATAGTATTGAAGATAGTGTGATTCAGGGGTTTAATTTCGATGAACAAGACATTGGTATATGGTGTATAAAATATTTAATATTATTGGTTCTCGGTTAACCTGTATTATTCTATCTAGAAATGGCTTTAAAAGAATTAAAAGATTCAAAACTGCATTAAAAACTATTTTTTATTTCATACTTTGAAAATAGTATTTTTTTGCACTGTTAATGAATTATTTAATAAATCTAAGTTGTAGAATGTTTAAATTTTGAAATGTTATTAACTGCCGTGAAGTATATGGAGAAATATCTGGTTGTAGTAACAATAATCTTCAAAATGCAGTTAATGTATTCTTAAAAAGATTAATAAAAGTTATAAAGTAAAAATATGACTTAAATTGTGGATGCATCTGCTGCTGATTTAGATGTTAATTTTAGATTTAGGAAAATCACTAAAAAGTCAATTGAAAACAAAGACTATAAATGGGCGGAACATCTTTTGGTTGGTATATTGGCTTTAAAATTACTCTTGTAATTTTTTGATACCAAAATTCTTGTATTGTTCTTATTAAGTAGTGGTTCATCTCATGATACTAAAATGGTACTATTAATACTAAAAGAATTAAAAAGAAGAATTAAAATTGGAGATAAAATACTATTTGATATCGCATCCATGCATAAAGCACATCATTAATTGTGCTATTATTTGGTCTAATCATACATTAGTGTATTGATACAAAAAATGACTTCCAAATGTTTTTGAAAGTAAATATTTATAAAATCCTAAACGTATTTATTTATATTAAGGGTTTGTATTTTATCTCTATTTGTGTAAATCCCTAAAAAATTCAATATGCTCTCATTAAGTTTTCATTACTTATTCCTTCAAGGATGAAAAACATAAAAATAACACAAAGCATTGATACAAGTTAATGTAAAGACTATTTTTCTAATTTTTAAACATGTCTAATCATTTAATAAAAACATAAACCATAATATAATCAAATCAATTATAAAACAACCAAATAAAACAAGATAAAAACAAATAAAACAAAAGACACAACCACACAAAAAAATATAAAAAAACATAAAACAAAAAAAGAAAAACAATAGATAAAAAAATAAAAAAGATGATAAGACTAATAATACGCATAAATATTATGCCATGAATTCGTCAAAGCATCCCACTCATAACCTGAATTCCATAAATCAGTCTCACGTTGAGTCATACGACGATACTTAACAACAACCTTAAACGGTGTATAACCATTAATCAAGTCATGACCCATCCAAATACCATTACCATCATCAAACTTCCTAGAAATAACATTACCATTACTATTCTTGAAATAAAATGTAGCACCAACAATCATATTATCTGCAGGATCACCATAATCTCCATAATAATCTAACACTCTAACATAAACACCAGAAGAAAACTCACCACTATAAATCTGATACCAAGAATAAAACTCATCATTACCAATATATTTAAACTGATCCATATATAATGTCATAGTTTTATAAGGAGACTTAACCTTAAATGTTTTACTCACACTCTTTCCCACATAATACTTATTACCAGAAAAAGAAACACTCACACTATTACTACCAACTTTTTCTGCCTTAAATGAATAAGAATAAACACCATTACTACTAGTTTTAACAATATGTTTAACACCATTAACTTTAACAACCACACTAGCAGATTTTAAAGGATTACCCTTAGCATCAACCAGACGACCACTAACCTTAACACCAGATCCCTTATTCACAGTATTAATATTATTACAAGTAATCTTGGTAGACTGACGAGAAACAGTAAAATAAAGATACGAACTAGTCCAGGTATACTTACTATTACCCTTAAACAATACTTTCACAGTATTCTTGCCCATCTTATTAGCTTTAACCTTCCTGACAAAGTATCCATTACCGTCAGTCTTAGCAGTATAATTCTTACCATTAACCCTCACAGTCAACAATGTATTTCTTAAATAATGGCCACGACCATCACTAAAAAATCCACTTATACTAGCAACTTCACCATACTTTAAATCAGGAACACCATCCAAATAAATGTAAGTACTCTTCTTATTTGGAACATTAAAACTAGTCACAGCACTACTAGCATAATACTTGCCATTACCCTTAAAACTTACCTTAACAGTATACTTACCACTCTTAGTAACCATATATTCACCAATATAATCACCATAATAAGTAGTAGTTTCATAATCCTCACCATTAACATCCAAAGTCACACGAGCATTATCAATACTTTTACCATTAACATCACTCAAATGACCATAAACAAGAATATCAGAATCCATACCAACATCAGGAATATTATTAACAGTTAATCTAGTCTTAACCTTCCCTGAAGCACTTTTAACTGATTTACTCTTATCTTTAACAACTAAATTACTATCACTAGAAGAAGAACTAACAAGACTGTCAGACTTCTTAACAATTTCTGTATTATTATCAGAAACTTCAACAGCAGACAAAACACCCACAAGAAGCATTAACAATACAAAAAATAAAGATATCTTAAAAAAATTCTTCATAAAAAATCAACTCAATTACTAATAAAAATATATAACACAAAACAACTATATTAAACTAAGCAAAATTACCAAACAACGAACAAGGAAAAAAGAAAAATTTAAAAATATAAAAATTCCTCAAAACTCTCAGAAAAAACAAGCCTATCAAAAAATAACTTATTCTCAGACCATAAACACTCAACAAAATCATCAAACAAACCATACACAGAGAAAAACTTATCCAATTTAGCCTTAGCCCTCAAAAAATACTCTTCCTTATAATCATCACCAACAAGACGATAACGATTACGCAACTTAAACAACAAACGATTCAACAAAAACTCCTTAAAGTGATTATACAAACCATTATCAATGAACACCTTCAAAATATCCTCAACAACCAATATGGTATCAAGCTCAACATCACCCCTCAAATTAGTAATAGAACCACTTCTTACACGACGATTATAAAAATATTCATCCAACAAGAAAATCTTATCAGCAGCACAAAACGCCCTATAAAAGAAAGGATTATCCTCATGAGTCAAACACTCAGAAAACCGGGCACCACAATCCACAATAGAAGATCTTAAATACAATTTATTAACAGGACCAACAAAAATCTCAAACAATTCATCCTCATGAATGTCATCAAAATTAAACAATGAATTATTCAAACGATCTAAACAAGGAATACTAAAATAATCATTCTTATAAAAACGATTAGATGAATCATCAAAATTCAAACCCTTAAACATAACCATATCTGTATGATACTCTTCAGCACATTTAAATAGTTTATCTAAACAATTAACATCCAACCAATCATCACCATCAACGAACATAATATACTTTCCTCTAGCATATTCTATTCCCCTATTACGAGAAATACCTGGACCAACATTATGCTCATTTTCAAATAACCTGATTCTATAATCTTTTTTCATAAAATATTCAATTAAACACTTAGTTGAATCACTAGAACAATCGTCAATAATAATAACTTCAAAATTAGTGAAAGATTGACTTAAAATGCTGGTTAAACATTCGGATAAATAATTCTCAATATTATAAGTAGGAATGATAATAGAAATTAATATTTTGGAGTTCTGAGATACATTCATATTTTCACTGTCATTTTTTTAGATAATGATATTATTTAGTTTGAAAAATATAAACATATATAATTTTAAAAATAAACAGACTTTATTCAAATAAAAAGAATTATCAAATTAAATTGATAATTCTTATACAATATGAAATATAATGAATCTGATTCATTAATAATATATTTATATTTCTTTCTATAAATATTTATACTACTGTAACTGATTTTGCTAAATTTTTAGGTTTGTCTGGGTCTATTTTCTTTTCTATACTAGTATAATATGATAATAACTGTAAGTCTATAATATATATGAGTGGTGCTATTATTTCATCTATTCCTGGGTTGAATAATATTTTGTTTTCTATCTGATTTATTTGTGTGTCCTCTTCTGATCCGAGAATAATCATATTTGCTCCTCTAGCTTTAATCTCCTGTAGGTTATTGTAGGTTTTAGGATAACTTGGACCTGGCGGTAAAATTCCCACAACAGGTATTCCCTCATCAATTAATGCCA
It encodes:
- a CDS encoding carboxypeptidase-like regulatory domain-containing protein, giving the protein MSAVEVSDNNTEIVKKSDSLVSSSSSDSNLVVKDKSKSVKSASGKVKTRLTVNNIPDVGMDSDILVYGHLSDVNGKSIDNARVTLDVNGEDYETTTYYGDYIGEYMVTKSGKYTVKVSFKGNGKYYASSAVTSFNVPNKKSTYIYLDGVPDLKYGEVASISGFFSDGRGHYLRNTLLTVRVNGKNYTAKTDGNGYFVRKVKANKMGKNTVKVLFKGNSKYTWTSSYLYFTVSRQSTKITCNNINTVNKGSGVKVSGRLVDAKGNPLKSASVVVKVNGVKHIVKTSSNGVYSYSFKAEKVGSNSVSVSFSGNKYYVGKSVSKTFKVKSPYKTMTLYMDQFKYIGNDEFYSWYQIYSGEFSSGVYVRVLDYYGDYGDPADNMIVGATFYFKNSNGNVISRKFDDGNGIWMGHDLINGYTPFKVVVKYRRMTQRETDLWNSGYEWDALTNSWHNIYAYY
- a CDS encoding glycosyltransferase family 2 protein, whose protein sequence is MNVSQNSKILISIIIPTYNIENYLSECLTSILSQSFTNFEVIIIDDCSSDSTKCLIEYFMKKDYRIRLFENEHNVGPGISRNRGIEYARGKYIMFVDGDDWLDVNCLDKLFKCAEEYHTDMVMFKGLNFDDSSNRFYKNDYFSIPCLDRLNNSLFNFDDIHEDELFEIFVGPVNKLYLRSSIVDCGARFSECLTHEDNPFFYRAFCAADKIFLLDEYFYNRRVRSGSITNLRGDVELDTILVVEDILKVFIDNGLYNHFKEFLLNRLLFKLRNRYRLVGDDYKEEYFLRAKAKLDKFFSVYGLFDDFVECLWSENKLFFDRLVFSESFEEFLYF